The nucleotide sequence CGACAAGCAGCCGCAGCAGCTTGCAGTGCTGCCCGCCACGCCACAGCTATGGCAGTTGTTTGACGCCGTCGCCGCACAACCCTCGCCTGCCGAAGCTGCCACGCGCCGGCCGCGCCTGGCCTACCTGTCGCCACTGCCGCCGGAACGCTCCGGCATCGCCGACTACAGCGCCGACGTCATTCCGGCGCTGGCGCAATACTATGACATCGAACTGATTGCGGAACAGGACAGTATCAGTGACATAGCCCTGAGTGCCAACTTCCCGCTGCGCACCCCCACCTGGTTCGACGAGCACGCCCACGAATTCGACCGTATCGTCTACCACTTCGGCAACAATCACATGCATCGCTACATGTTCGACATGCTGCAGCGGCATCCGGGCGTGGTGATCCTGCATGACTTTTATCTGTCGGGCGTGGTCGACCAGATGGAGCGCGGCGGCTATCAGGACAGCGCCTTTTTCCAGGCGCTGTACCAGTCGCACGGCTACAAGGGCTTGCTGGAACAGCAGCGCCTGGGACGCAACGATACGATCTGGGCCTTTCCAACCAACAAGGCGGTACTCGACCAGGCCGCCGGCGTCATCGTCCATTCCGCATTCGCCTGCCAACTGGCGGCACGCTGGTATGGCGCCGACTACCCTGCCCAATGGCGCACGGCGCCGCTGCCGCGCCGTCCGCTGGCACAACAGATAGGCGCCAGCACTGCCGAACGCCGCGCTGCGGCGCGCAGCCGCCTGGGGCTGGGCCCGAACGACTTCGTCGTATCAACTTTCGGCATGCTGGGGGCGACCAAACTCAATGCGGAATTGATCGCCGCTTTCGAAGCGTCGCCGCTGGGCAGCGACGCGCATTGCCGCCTGCTGTTCGTGGGGCAGAACGCCAGCACCGATTACGGCTACGATATCGAACGGCAGATCGCCAGCAGCCCCGCCCGCGAACGCATCGGCATCACCGGTTTCGTCAGCGCCGAGCAGTATGCGGACTACGCCGCCGCTACCGACATCGCGGTCCAGTTGCGCAGCATGACGCGCGGCGAAACCTCGGCCGCCATCCTCGACTGCATGCTCTACGGCGCGCCGACTATCATCAATGCCCACGGCGCCGGCGCCGAGCTGCCCGACAGCGCACTGTTAAAGCTGCCGGACGCCTGTAGCGTGGCCGAGCTGAGCGCTGCGCTGGCGCTGCTGCACGGCGATCCCGCCCTGCGCCAGCGCCTGGGCGAAGCCGCCGCCGGACTGATACGTAGCGACCATTCGCCGGCCGCCGCCGCACATTGCTACCACGAGGCGATAGAACATTTTGCCATGCAGCATACGCGCAGCCGCTACCGCGCGCTGACCCTGGCGCTGGCGCGCGTGGCCACACCTGCGCCGGGCCCGGCGGAGCTGCTGTCCGCCGCCCGGGCGATTGCCTACAATCAAGCACCGACGGCGCCGCGACAGCTCTTCGTCGACGTCTCCGCGCTGATGGATACCGACTTGAAAACGGGCATCCAGCGCGTGGTGCGCAGCGTGTTGCAAGTCTTGATCGATCAGCCGCCGCCCGGTTACCGCGTCGAGCCCGTGTATGGCAATGGCGGTAATCGCCCATATCGCTATGCGCGCCGCTTCACGCTGGAGCTGCTCGGCGTCAGCGAGTTGCAAATGGAGGATGCGCCGATCGAGGCCCGCCACGGCGATATCTTCCTCGGACTCGACCTGTTTACCAATGGCACGTCGCAGAATCGCCAGTTATTGCTCGACATGCGCAAGCGCGGCATCGCCGTGTATTTCGTGGTGTATGACATTTTGCCGATGCTGCGGCCGGAATGGTTCCCGCACGGCACCGAGGATTATTTCGGCATTTACCTGGACACCGTGACGCACGCCGCCAATGGCATTATCTGCATTTCGCGCGCCGTGGCCGACGAGTTGGCGGCCTGGACGGCAACGCGCCCGCAGCTCCGCCGCGCGCCGCTGCAGCTCGGCTATTTCCATCTGGGCGCCGACATCGATGCCAGCAAGCCCAGCTTTGGCCTGCCGCCGAATGCCGACCACGTATTTGCCAGCGTGGCGGCGCGCCCCAGCGTGCTGATGGTCGGCACGCTCGAACCGCGCAAGGGACACGCCCTGGCCCTGGCCGCCTTCGACCTGCTGTGGGAACAGGGCGAGCAAGTCAATCTGGTGATCGTCGGCAAGGAAGGCTGGATGGTCGACGCCCTGGCGCAGCGCCTGAAGCAGCATCCCCAGCGCGAACAACATCTGTTCTGGCTGCCCGGCGTGTCCGACGAAATGTTGCAGCGCCTGTACAAGGAAGCCTCCGGCCTGCTGGCGGCGTCCGAGGGTGAAGGTTTTGGCCTGCCGCTGATCGAAGCCGCACAGCAAGGCATTCCCATCCTGGCGCGCGACTTGCCCGTGTTCCGCGAAGTGGCGCAGGGACATGCCAGCTATTTTACGGCGGCGACACCGGCCGAACTGGCGGCCACCCTGCACCAGTGGCTTGCTGCACTACAAGCGGGCACGGCGCCGGATTCACGCGCCTTGCCCTGGCTGACCTGGCACGACAGCGCCCAGCAACTGCTGGACGTGGTGCTGCAGCAGCAATGGTATAAGGAGTTGCCAGGCGGCAGCGATACCACGCACTAGCGCTATGGTGCAGCCAATTGCGATTATACTTTCTCATTTAACAATATAAGCGTTCGGCTCCTGGCATCTCCGCCAGGCCGGCGCTCATTGCAAAGCCACATGTCCTCAAACGAATCAAGCACCCTTCCCGCCACCAGTTCCGCCACCTCCCCGCCGCTGGTGGTAGACCTGGACGGCACACTGATTTATTCCGACTTGCTGTGGGAAGCCATGCTGCTGTTCATGAAGCAGCATTTCTGGAAAGTCTGGCGCCTGCCGTTCTGGCTGCTGCGTGGCAAGTCCGGCTTCAAGCAGCAACTGGCACTGCATATCGCATTTGATCCTGCCACGCTGCCTTACGACCAGGGCTTGCTGGCCACGCTGGCCGAACAGCGCCAAGCCGGCCGCCGACTGGTGCTGGCCACGGGTTCGCAGCGCCGCTTCGCTGAGCAGATCGCAAGCCATACCGGCCTGTTCGACGACGTGATGGCGACCGACGACGAAGGCGTCAACCTGACCTCGCACAACAAGGCCGACGCGCTGACGGCACGCTACGGTCCGCGCGGCTTCGATTACATCGGCAACTCGCCCGTCGACGTGCCGGTCTGGCAAGCCAGCCGCCAAGCCTACAGCGTCACCATGAAACCGTTCGCTCTGGGCGGCGGCACCGCCACGACGCACATGGGCACCCCGCGCAAGCCGGTCATGCGCGCGCTGCTGAAAGCCATGCGGCCGCGCCAATGGCTGAAAAACCTGCTGGTATTTCTGCCGATGCTGGCCGGCCATGCGCTGGACCTGCCCACATTCTTGCAATCGCTGCTGGCCTTTGTCGCGTTTTCGCTGTGTGCATCCAGCGCCTATCTGCTCAACGATGCGCTCGATGCCCACGACGACCGCCTGCATCCGACCAAATGCAAGCGCCCGATTGCCGCCGGCACGCTGCCATTGGCGCTGGCGATGATCAGCAGCCCGCTGCTGGCGCTGGCCGCGATACTACTGTGCGCCACCTTCAATCCGCTGCTGCTGGCCGTGGTGCTGGTGTATTTCGTCGCCACGCTTTCCTATTCCTTCGTGCTGAAGCGCTTGCTGATGATCGACATCGTCACACTGGCACTGCTGTACACGGTCCGCATCCTGGGCGGTGCTGCCGCAACGCAGATTGAACCGTCGTTCTGGCTACTGGCATTTTCCTTCTTCCTCTTTCTGTCCCTGGCGCTGCTGAAACGATATAGCGAACTGTTCAATCTGAAGCGCCAGGGCAAGGATAAAACCAGCGGCCGCGGCTACTCGGTGGCCGACAAGCCCGCCATAGGCGCCATGGGCATCAATAGCGGCATGTTATCGGTGCTGATCTTCATGCTGTACATTAATTCGCCGAACGTGCAAAAACTGTACCCCAGCCAGCACTGGCTGCTGGCTGTCGTACCCCTGCTGGTGTACTGGCTGGGCCGCCTGTGGACGCTGGGCTTTCGCGGCCAGGTCAATGAAGACCCGGTCCTGTATGTCAGCAAGGATGCGGTCTCACTGGTCGTGATCGGCCTGTGCATACTGTTCGTTGCCGGCGCCGCATTCTGACCTCCTCACTCACCATCGATTCCAACCATGTCCTCAAATCTGAACGGCTACCTGTGGTGCGGCTTGGCCGCCGTCGCCAGCGCCCTCGCCACCCTGCTGATCAAGCTGTCCGCCCATGCCGGCGTCGGCTGGACCCTGGCCCGCATGGGCTGGCTGGGCGGCGCCTGCACTACCTATGCGCTGGGCTTTGTCTGCTATTCGATCGCCCTGCAGAAATTGCAGATCAGCCTAGCCTACCCGGTGATGACCGCCGCCACCATGTGCCTGGTGGCGCTGATCGGCGCCACGCTGCTCAATGAGCCGCTGCATGCCGGCAAGCTGGCCGGCATGGCCCTGATCGCGGCCGGCGCCTTCATTCTGACGCGCTAAACCGGCTGCGTTAACCTGTGCAGGCGTCGTCATGACCCGCAATACCGGCATGGCCGCCTCGATGTCCGCCTGTACGATTGAAGACTGTCCGCGGCTGCCAAATTTACTGCCTGCATCGACATACATGCTATTTGTGCAATACACTGACGGCACCCTAACGACCGGGTCCGTCCCGACCTTTACTTTGGAGATAATGTGACGTTCAACAAATTGTCCGCCGCCTGGTGGCGTTTTGCTTTCCTGCTCGCCTTGCTGCTGAGTGCTTTGCTCATCAGCACCGAAGCTCAGCATCGTGGCGATGCGGTCGAGTATTCCCTTGTCACCGTTGCCCTGGCCACCCACGGTACGCCGGACGTGCGCCCGAGCGACATCACTCTGGCCAGGTCATTAGCGCCCGCCCTGCAAGGCGTGTACGACCTCGTCGAACCCGGTCTGCGGCAAAACGGCAAGGATCTGTATCCCGCCTTTGCCATTGGCAAGGATGGCAAAGCCTATTCCATCCATTTTTTTGGCTATTCACTGCTGGCCGCGCCGCCGTTCAAATTGCTGCATGCGCTGGGCCTGCCTCCCTTCAAAGCCTACCAAATCATCAACCTTGGCATGGTCTTCGTGCTCGGTCTGAGCCTGTTCCGCCTGTTCGGCTCGGCGCCCAGGGCGCTGCTGGGTGTGCTGCTGTTCATGCTGTGTGGCGGCTGGCACTATGGCGGCTGGGGCAGCCCCGAATGCCTGAGCGCAGCGGCGCTGCTGGCGGCGCTGATCCTGTATTGCGACGATGCGCCCATCGCAGGCGGGGTGCTGGCCGGCCTGGCTTCACTGCAAAATCCGACCATCGTATTTTTCTTCGCTTACGCTCCCCTGTTGCGCGCCGGCCTGCACTATCGCGCCGATGCTGGCTGGCGCGTCAGTCTGCGCGCCATGCTGCAGCGGCGGTATCTGCTGGGCCTGGCGATCGGCGTCTTGCTGGCCCTGCTGCCGGTGCTGTGGAATCTGTATCAATTTGGCGTGCCTAGCATCATTGCCCAGCGCGCTTCCGACCCAGCCCTGATCAGCTTGATACGCCTGCATTCCTTCTATTTCGACCTGAACCAAGGCATGATTATGGGCATCCCCGGCGTAATGGCCATGCTCTTGCTCTGGGGCTGGCGCAAGCTGGCAACCGGGCAAATAGTTCACCAGGCGCTGTTACTATTGAGCTGCGTGCTGTTTACCATGGCGCTGGCGATACCGGCGATGGCCATACACAACTGGAATTCGGACGCTGCCGGCGTCATGCGCTACGCCTTCTGGGCCAGCATGCCCTTCCTGTTCGCCCTGTTCTGGCGTTTGCGCACGCTCCCTCGCTGGCCGGTGGCGCTACTGTTCGGCGTCGTTCTGGTGCAGGCCGTTTGCACTGCCGAAGCCAAACGCTATAACTATGTCGAACTGAGCCCGCTCTGCAAATGGATCATGCAGCGGGCGCCCGGCCTGGTGAATCCGGAACCAGAAATCTTTGTCGAGCGTAGCGGACATCTTGAGACCTACCTCCAGCAGGAGCTGATCTATACCTTCAATTTCGGCGGCCGCGCCATCAAGACCCTGTACAACCCGGCCAACACGAAAGTCGACGAGCAGCTATGCGGTACGGGCAATAGGCTGGCGAGCGACAATCATTACCATGATACGGATCGGCAGTGGCGCTACATCAATGGCCCTGTGCGTTGCCAGAATGGCGCAGTGTCGCATCAATGAATCGCCATTCAAACAGCACTGTTGCGATGACCGCTTGAACACACAGCAGTCATGGCTTGAAAGCGGCGCGGTCTACGGCTATCGCAAGGTATCCGGCGACCTGCGCGAGCTGGGCGAGCGATGCGGCATCCATCGCGTTCCCGCATCATGCGCTCAGCGGAGCTGACGCTCTCAGACCGGATACGGCAAGCGCCAGTGGCAAGGCGGCGGCGTGCCAAGCATGAGCCGGCGTGGCAACTGCCATGGCAATGCTGTCGCTGAAAGCTTTTCCAGCGTATCAAGCGCAAGACCCATGCAACCCGGGACGACGCCAGGCAAGGCATCTTCGACTATATCGAGATGTTCTACAATCCGAAGCGCCGTCATGGATTGCATGACAGGCTTTGGTCCGCAGAGTTTGAGCGTAGGCATTTTGAACGGCTCGCCAGTGTCAGGCAAACTCGTGGCGATCACCGGCCGGTAGCACAGGCTGCGCCGGACACGCGGGCGCTATTGTCCACCAGCGGACCAGCCGCCGCCCATGGCCCGGTACAGGTCGACCGAAGCGACGAGGATGCGCGTTTTCAGCTGCAGCAAGCCCACGTCGGCGCTGTACAGGGTACGCTGCGCATCGAGTTCTTCCAGGTACGATGCGTAGCCATTGCGGTAGCGGTTATGCGCGATGCGCAGGGTATCAGCCGCCGTGGCGCGGCGCGCGTCGTTTTCCACGGCTTGCTGCTGGAGCCGATAGATGGCACCCAGGCTGTTTTCCGTTTCGGCGAAAGCATTCCTCACCACGTTTTCATAGGTATACACGAGCTGGTCGCGCTGCGCGCCGGCCGCATCCGTCTGCGCCTGCACCCGCCCGCCGTCGAACAGGGGGCCGGCCGCCAGCGCCGTCAGCCGCCACAGCGCCATCGGCGCATGCAGGAAATCAGTCAAGGTGGTGGCTTGCCCGCCGCCGGTCGACGTCAGCTTGAACGAGGGCAGCAGCTGGTCGCGCGTGGCTGCCAGGCTGGCATTGGCGGCCGCCAGATTGTGTTCCGCGCGCGCGATGTCGGGCCGCCGGCGCAGCAGTTCGGAAGGCAGGCCGGCCGGCACGCCAGGCGCCGACAGTTCGGCCAGCGGCAAGCCGCGCGCGATGGGGCCGGGATTGCCACCGACGAGGACGGCCAGCGCGTTTTCCTGTTCAAAAATCTGCCGCTGCAGCTGCGGCACCTGTTCGGCCGCCGCATGGTATTCCGATTGCGCCTGCAGCCATTCCAGCCGCGAGCTGTAGCCCACCTCGAACTGCTTGCGCGCCAGCTCGCGCGACTGTTCGCGCAGTTGCAGGGTCGATTGCGTCAGCGCCAGCTGCGCGTCGAGTCCGCGCAGGTTCAGGTAGGCCGTGGCCACGCTGGCGGCGATCGACAGGGCCGCCGCATCGAGGCTGGCCTGCTCGGCGCGGTAGCTCTCGCCGGCCGCATCGCTCAGACTGGCCAGCCGGCCCCACACATCGATTTCATAGCTGGCCTGCAGTTCTGCCTGGAAGACATTCGTCACATACGGCACGCCGTTGTAGGCCAGCGTGCGCGTGCGCGTGGGCGAGCCGTCAAAGGCCAGGTTCGGCGCGCGGTTCGCATCGGCCTGCGCCAGGCGTGCGCGGTATTCCTGCACGCGGGCGCGCGCCACGCGCAAGTCGCCATTGCGCGCCAGCGCCTCTCCCACCAGGTCACTTAAAACAGGATCACCGAACGCCTGCCACCACAGC is from Janthinobacterium sp. 61 and encodes:
- a CDS encoding glycosyltransferase, which gives rise to MRLVIDLQACQDGSHTLPSSPAAQALAQAQELARSAGTHEVWIVLQAGQPDQLEQLRAAFSGLLPSGQVRTYDVPLTKDATPWQRRAAELVRDNFLLGLAPDLVYTPALFESDSGTPVCAARPLAGLRTVFSLESDTLLAAPKNANAAQLESWQRLQTSLRTADLLLAATPALAQRLQTACDKQPQQLAVLPATPQLWQLFDAVAAQPSPAEAATRRPRLAYLSPLPPERSGIADYSADVIPALAQYYDIELIAEQDSISDIALSANFPLRTPTWFDEHAHEFDRIVYHFGNNHMHRYMFDMLQRHPGVVILHDFYLSGVVDQMERGGYQDSAFFQALYQSHGYKGLLEQQRLGRNDTIWAFPTNKAVLDQAAGVIVHSAFACQLAARWYGADYPAQWRTAPLPRRPLAQQIGASTAERRAAARSRLGLGPNDFVVSTFGMLGATKLNAELIAAFEASPLGSDAHCRLLFVGQNASTDYGYDIERQIASSPARERIGITGFVSAEQYADYAAATDIAVQLRSMTRGETSAAILDCMLYGAPTIINAHGAGAELPDSALLKLPDACSVAELSAALALLHGDPALRQRLGEAAAGLIRSDHSPAAAAHCYHEAIEHFAMQHTRSRYRALTLALARVATPAPGPAELLSAARAIAYNQAPTAPRQLFVDVSALMDTDLKTGIQRVVRSVLQVLIDQPPPGYRVEPVYGNGGNRPYRYARRFTLELLGVSELQMEDAPIEARHGDIFLGLDLFTNGTSQNRQLLLDMRKRGIAVYFVVYDILPMLRPEWFPHGTEDYFGIYLDTVTHAANGIICISRAVADELAAWTATRPQLRRAPLQLGYFHLGADIDASKPSFGLPPNADHVFASVAARPSVLMVGTLEPRKGHALALAAFDLLWEQGEQVNLVIVGKEGWMVDALAQRLKQHPQREQHLFWLPGVSDEMLQRLYKEASGLLAASEGEGFGLPLIEAAQQGIPILARDLPVFREVAQGHASYFTAATPAELAATLHQWLAALQAGTAPDSRALPWLTWHDSAQQLLDVVLQQQWYKELPGGSDTTH
- a CDS encoding UbiA family prenyltransferase; the encoded protein is MSSNESSTLPATSSATSPPLVVDLDGTLIYSDLLWEAMLLFMKQHFWKVWRLPFWLLRGKSGFKQQLALHIAFDPATLPYDQGLLATLAEQRQAGRRLVLATGSQRRFAEQIASHTGLFDDVMATDDEGVNLTSHNKADALTARYGPRGFDYIGNSPVDVPVWQASRQAYSVTMKPFALGGGTATTHMGTPRKPVMRALLKAMRPRQWLKNLLVFLPMLAGHALDLPTFLQSLLAFVAFSLCASSAYLLNDALDAHDDRLHPTKCKRPIAAGTLPLALAMISSPLLALAAILLCATFNPLLLAVVLVYFVATLSYSFVLKRLLMIDIVTLALLYTVRILGGAAATQIEPSFWLLAFSFFLFLSLALLKRYSELFNLKRQGKDKTSGRGYSVADKPAIGAMGINSGMLSVLIFMLYINSPNVQKLYPSQHWLLAVVPLLVYWLGRLWTLGFRGQVNEDPVLYVSKDAVSLVVIGLCILFVAGAAF
- a CDS encoding multidrug efflux SMR transporter, which gives rise to MSSNLNGYLWCGLAAVASALATLLIKLSAHAGVGWTLARMGWLGGACTTYALGFVCYSIALQKLQISLAYPVMTAATMCLVALIGATLLNEPLHAGKLAGMALIAAGAFILTR
- a CDS encoding efflux transporter outer membrane subunit; this translates as MKRRLLLITGVLALAGCAAYAPPQPPSALQLPSGWRAQGEGGAVSAHGTQVEQLWWQAFGDPVLSDLVGEALARNGDLRVARARVQEYRARLAQADANRAPNLAFDGSPTRTRTLAYNGVPYVTNVFQAELQASYEIDVWGRLASLSDAAGESYRAEQASLDAAALSIAASVATAYLNLRGLDAQLALTQSTLQLREQSRELARKQFEVGYSSRLEWLQAQSEYHAAAEQVPQLQRQIFEQENALAVLVGGNPGPIARGLPLAELSAPGVPAGLPSELLRRRPDIARAEHNLAAANASLAATRDQLLPSFKLTSTGGGQATTLTDFLHAPMALWRLTALAAGPLFDGGRVQAQTDAAGAQRDQLVYTYENVVRNAFAETENSLGAIYRLQQQAVENDARRATAADTLRIAHNRYRNGYASYLEELDAQRTLYSADVGLLQLKTRILVASVDLYRAMGGGWSAGGQ